DNA sequence from the Pseudomonadota bacterium genome:
AAAAAAAGCACTTACTATATCGATGCGAGGGAAACCGCATTGAACCCTGAAGGCATGTACCTTACGGGTAACATTATGTATAAAATGGTGCGTGAAATACCT
Encoded proteins:
- a CDS encoding orotate phosphoribosyltransferase codes for the protein MDEKGRLLNILKNLSYEEGEFILKSGKKSTYYIDARETALNPEGMYLTGNIMYKMVREIP